Below is a window of bacterium DNA.
TACCAATCGACTCTCTGCTATGCCACTCACCACAACATGCATGAGGCCAAGACCCACCTCTCGAAGCTGGTTGAGGGTGCGGTTCAGGGCGAGCCGTTCATCATCGCCCCGGCGGGAACCCCGCTGGTCGTGGCCGCCGGAGACTTGCCGGTTGACTGGCCTGCC
It encodes the following:
- a CDS encoding type II toxin-antitoxin system prevent-host-death family antitoxin, producing the protein MHEAKTHLSKLVEGAVQGEPFIIAPAGTPLVVAAGDLPVDWPA